Proteins from one Piscinibacter lacus genomic window:
- the ptsP gene encoding phosphoenolpyruvate--protein phosphotransferase, producing the protein MSFQLFGLPVARGVAIGRALMVSSSRVDVAHYYIEPAQIEAETQRLREARDAVVMELETLQRELPGDAPAELSALLDVHVMLLQDELLSAATKQWIAERHYNAEWALSAQLEVLARQFDEMEDDYLRERKADLEQVVERLLLVLSQGAAGGVRGGGLAQAASAPGGGEDPLILVANDISPADMLGFRRSVFTGFVTDVGGPTSHTAIVARSLNIPAVVGAREASRLIRQDDWIVVDGDAGLVIVDPSPIVLEEYRFRQRSGELERERLGRLRHTPAVTLDGEPVELLANIELQSDAAAAIAAGAQGVGLFRTEFLFMNRNGELPGEEEQFEAYRGVVAAMRGLPVTIRTVDVGADKPLDRLSIHELRHEQGLNPALGLRAIRWSLSEPSMFRQQLRAILRAAAHGPVRLLIPMLAHASEIRLTFEMIDRARQQLGDSGQAFGPVQVGAMIEVPAAALMVDAFLDRFDFLAIGTNDLVQYTLAIDRADEAVAHLYDPWHPAVLHLLQHTIQAARARGKSVCVCGEIAGDSDFTEVLLAMGLRSFSMHPSQIPALKQKVLRSDTRRCVIKRPQRSGRD; encoded by the coding sequence ATGAGTTTTCAGCTCTTCGGATTGCCCGTGGCGCGGGGCGTGGCGATCGGCCGCGCCCTGATGGTGTCTTCCAGCCGCGTGGACGTGGCCCACTACTACATCGAGCCTGCGCAGATCGAGGCCGAGACCCAGCGCCTGCGCGAGGCCCGCGATGCGGTGGTCATGGAGCTGGAGACGCTTCAGCGCGAACTGCCCGGCGATGCGCCGGCCGAGCTCTCGGCCCTGCTCGATGTGCATGTGATGCTGCTGCAGGACGAGTTGCTGAGCGCGGCCACCAAGCAATGGATCGCCGAGCGCCACTACAACGCCGAGTGGGCGCTTTCGGCCCAGCTCGAAGTGCTCGCCCGGCAGTTCGACGAAATGGAGGACGACTACCTGCGCGAGCGCAAGGCCGATCTGGAGCAGGTCGTCGAGCGGCTGCTGCTCGTGCTGTCCCAGGGTGCCGCCGGCGGGGTGCGCGGCGGCGGGCTGGCCCAGGCTGCCAGCGCCCCCGGGGGGGGTGAGGATCCCTTGATCCTCGTGGCCAACGACATCTCGCCGGCCGACATGCTGGGCTTTCGCCGCAGCGTGTTCACCGGTTTTGTCACCGATGTCGGCGGGCCGACCTCGCACACGGCGATCGTCGCGCGCAGCTTGAACATCCCGGCCGTCGTCGGCGCGCGCGAGGCCAGCCGGCTGATCCGCCAGGACGACTGGATCGTGGTCGATGGCGATGCCGGCCTGGTCATCGTCGATCCCTCGCCCATCGTGCTGGAGGAGTACCGCTTCCGCCAACGCAGCGGCGAGCTTGAGCGCGAACGGCTCGGGCGCCTGCGCCACACGCCGGCCGTCACCCTGGATGGCGAGCCGGTCGAGTTGCTGGCCAACATCGAGTTGCAGTCGGACGCGGCGGCTGCGATCGCCGCCGGCGCCCAGGGCGTGGGCTTGTTCCGAACCGAGTTCCTGTTCATGAACCGCAACGGCGAACTGCCGGGCGAAGAGGAGCAGTTCGAGGCCTACCGCGGCGTGGTCGCCGCAATGCGCGGCCTTCCAGTGACCATTCGCACCGTCGACGTCGGTGCCGACAAGCCGCTGGACCGGCTCTCCATCCATGAGCTGCGGCACGAGCAGGGCCTCAACCCGGCACTGGGCCTACGGGCCATCCGCTGGAGCCTGTCGGAGCCGAGCATGTTTCGCCAGCAGCTCCGGGCGATTCTTCGGGCGGCTGCGCACGGCCCGGTGCGGCTGCTCATCCCGATGCTGGCCCACGCGTCGGAGATCCGCCTGACCTTCGAGATGATCGATCGCGCCAGGCAGCAGCTTGGCGACTCGGGCCAAGCCTTCGGCCCGGTGCAGGTCGGGGCCATGATCGAAGTGCCGGCTGCTGCACTGATGGTCGACGCCTTCCTCGACCGCTTCGACTTCCTCGCCATCGGGACCAACGACCTCGTCCAGTACACCCTGGCCATCGACCGTGCGGACGAGGCGGTGGCCCACCTCTACGATCCCTGGCACCCTGCGGTGCTGCACCTCCTGCAGCACACCATTCAGGCAGCACGGGCACGTGGCAAGTCGGTCTGTGTCTGCGGAGAGATCGCAGGCGACAGTGACTTCACCGAGGTGTTGCTTGCCATGGGGCTGCGCAGCTTCTCCATGCACCCAAGTCAGATCCCTGCCCTCAAGCAGAAGGTCCTGCGCAGCGACACGCGCCGCTGTGTCATCAAGCGGCCCCAGCGTAGCGGTCGCGACTGA
- a CDS encoding GNAT family N-acetyltransferase has translation MRDLPLPTQPLHDLTGRETRASRRSLPGREAAPSSGRARLVVAWARDEAEVREAQRLRYQVFAEEMGARLSPPVGTPAGLDVDVFDAYCEHLLVRAVLDDESAPVIGTYRVLTPDAARRVGGLYSETEFDLVRLRSLRPTMVELGRSCVHPDHRHGGAILALWGALAEFMHRNQLDTMVGCASISMRDGGHLAASLWEQLRHTHLAPIEWQVRPRLPLPVAELRSDLTVDAPPLIKGYLRCGARVLGAPAWDPDFNTADLPLLMRIEDLPAKYRRHFLGQEPVASL, from the coding sequence ATGCGGGATCTGCCACTGCCGACCCAGCCGCTGCACGACCTCACGGGCCGCGAGACGCGCGCCTCACGGAGGTCGCTTCCAGGCCGGGAAGCCGCTCCATCATCCGGGCGTGCGCGTCTGGTTGTGGCTTGGGCGCGCGATGAAGCGGAAGTCCGCGAGGCCCAGCGTCTGAGGTACCAGGTCTTTGCCGAGGAGATGGGTGCCCGCCTCAGCCCGCCGGTGGGCACGCCGGCCGGCCTGGACGTGGACGTCTTCGATGCCTATTGCGAGCACCTCCTGGTGCGCGCCGTGCTCGACGACGAGTCGGCTCCGGTCATCGGCACCTACCGCGTGCTGACGCCCGATGCGGCGCGTCGGGTCGGCGGCCTCTACAGCGAGACCGAGTTCGACCTGGTCCGCCTGCGCAGCCTGCGCCCGACCATGGTCGAGCTGGGCCGCTCCTGCGTGCATCCGGACCACCGCCACGGCGGCGCCATCCTGGCCCTGTGGGGTGCGCTGGCCGAGTTCATGCACCGCAACCAGCTCGACACCATGGTCGGCTGCGCCAGCATCAGCATGCGCGACGGCGGCCACCTGGCGGCCAGCCTGTGGGAGCAGTTGCGCCACACGCACCTTGCGCCTATCGAATGGCAGGTGCGTCCGCGCCTGCCGCTGCCGGTGGCCGAGCTGCGCAGCGACCTGACGGTCGACGCGCCGCCGCTGATCAAGGGCTATCTGCGCTGCGGCGCCCGCGTGCTGGGTGCGCCGGCCTGGGATCCGGACTTCAACACGGCCGACCTGCCGCTGCTGATGCGCATCGAGGACCTGCCGGCCAAGTACCGGCGGCACTTCCTGGGTCAGGAACCGGTCGCCTCGCTCTGA
- a CDS encoding HPr family phosphocarrier protein — MISRRITISNKLGLHARASAKLTKLAASFPCEVFLSRNGRRINAKSIMGVMMLAAGLGSEVELETEGPREDEAAEAIVALFEAKFGEGE, encoded by the coding sequence ATGATCTCCAGGCGCATCACCATCAGCAATAAGCTCGGGTTGCATGCCCGCGCCTCGGCCAAGCTGACCAAGCTGGCCGCAAGCTTTCCCTGCGAGGTCTTCCTCAGCCGCAACGGGCGCCGCATCAATGCCAAGAGCATCATGGGCGTGATGATGCTGGCCGCCGGCCTCGGCAGCGAGGTGGAGCTGGAGACCGAGGGGCCGCGCGAGGATGAAGCGGCCGAAGCCATCGTCGCCCTCTTTGAAGCGAAGTTCGGCGAAGGCGAGTGA
- a CDS encoding PTS sugar transporter subunit IIA, with product MARLLILAHAPLASAFKAVGTHAFPEQGEALLALDVLPDAAPEATEQRARGLIEALPPEPEGLELLILTDAFGATPSNIAQRLGDLGQVKIVTGLNLPMLWRAMNYAGEPLDRLVARAVAGASQGVMQVANARPQNQAQSVGPRSRDDLQAHHHQQ from the coding sequence ATGGCCCGGCTGCTGATCCTGGCCCATGCGCCGCTGGCGAGCGCCTTCAAGGCCGTCGGCACCCATGCCTTTCCGGAGCAAGGCGAGGCCCTGCTGGCGCTCGATGTGCTGCCCGATGCCGCGCCCGAGGCCACCGAGCAGCGCGCACGCGGCCTCATCGAGGCCCTGCCGCCCGAGCCCGAGGGGCTGGAGCTGCTCATCCTGACCGATGCCTTCGGGGCCACGCCCTCGAACATCGCCCAGCGCCTGGGCGACCTGGGGCAGGTGAAGATCGTCACCGGCCTCAACCTGCCCATGCTGTGGCGGGCGATGAACTATGCGGGCGAGCCGCTGGACCGCCTGGTCGCCCGCGCCGTTGCGGGGGCAAGCCAGGGCGTCATGCAGGTCGCCAATGCCCGGCCGCAGAATCAGGCCCAATCTGTCGGACCCCGTTCACGCGATGATCTCCAGGCGCATCACCATCAGCAATAA
- a CDS encoding nucleotidyltransferase family protein encodes MTASNPLPAFILAAGRGERLRPWTDTVPKPLLPVQGRPLVEWHLAALARDGVRRVVINTAWLAPQFPAMLGDGRRWGLDLRYSDEQAAHGGALETAGGLATAWPLIDAPACWLLAGDAWVPGFRFDPARAETFLTSGDLAWLWMVPNPGHRPRGDLMLDAAGRLQHLPAGGELPPGAEARTYSTLALVRPALVEGLAPGQRSPLKPWLDRAIDAGRLGGLRLDGPWVDVGTAERWQALG; translated from the coding sequence ATGACTGCATCGAATCCCCTGCCCGCCTTCATCCTGGCCGCCGGGCGCGGCGAGCGCCTGCGCCCCTGGACCGACACCGTGCCCAAGCCCCTGCTGCCGGTGCAGGGCCGGCCCTTGGTCGAATGGCATCTGGCCGCGCTGGCCCGCGACGGCGTGCGCCGCGTCGTGATCAACACTGCCTGGCTGGCCCCGCAGTTCCCGGCCATGCTGGGCGACGGCCGCCGCTGGGGCCTGGACCTGCGCTACAGCGACGAGCAAGCCGCCCACGGCGGCGCGCTGGAGACGGCCGGCGGCCTGGCCACGGCCTGGCCGCTGATCGACGCGCCGGCCTGCTGGCTGCTGGCCGGCGACGCCTGGGTGCCGGGCTTTCGCTTCGACCCGGCGCGGGCCGAGACCTTTCTTACCAGCGGGGATCTGGCCTGGCTGTGGATGGTGCCCAACCCCGGGCACCGGCCGCGCGGCGACCTCATGCTCGACGCTGCCGGCCGCCTCCAGCATCTGCCGGCCGGGGGCGAACTGCCACCGGGCGCCGAGGCGCGCACCTATTCGACGCTGGCCCTGGTTCGGCCGGCCCTGGTCGAGGGCCTGGCACCGGGGCAGCGCTCGCCGCTCAAGCCCTGGCTGGACCGCGCGATCGACGCCGGTCGCCTGGGGGGGCTGCGGCTGGATGGGCCCTGGGTCGACGTGGGCACCGCCGAGCGCTGGCAGGCCCTGGGCTAA
- the tkt gene encoding transketolase: MASTRPQATPAASPSLMAAAIRALAMDAVQAANSGHPGAPMGMADIAVALWSRHLRHNPADPAWVDRDRFVLSNGHGSMLIYALLHLSGYALPMDELRAFRQLHSKTPGHPEVGITPGIETTTGPLGQGISNAVGMALAEKLLAAEFNRPGHALVDHRTYAFLGDGCLMEGISHEACALAGAWKLNKLIAIYDDNGISIDGQVQPWFVDDTPARFKAYGWQVIGPVDGHDVDAVDAAIAQAKTSVDQPVLIVAKTHIGKGSPNRANTAKAHGEPLGAEEIAKTREAIGWPHAPFEVPAEVYAAWDAKARGGALQASWQQGFEAYAAAHPELAEAFLRRMAGDLPADFAEIAVEAVGAAHDKAETVATRKASQIALEHFTARLPELLGGSADLTGSNLTNTNSTPAFRVDAAGAVVRTESGAIGRHINYGVREFGMAAIMNGVALHGGYIPYGGTFLTFSDYSRNAIRMAALMKLRVIHVFTHDSIGLGEDGPTHQSVEHAASLRLIPGLDVWRPADTCETAVAWTLALANKHRPSALLLSRQNLPYAPRTDADVITRGAYVLAEPSEVGLDKPAKAVILATGSEVQIALHAQAALAQAKIPVRVVSLPSTTVFDRQDAAYKSEVLPPKLPRIAIEAGVSDFWWKYGCAAVVGLDSFGESAPAGALFKHFGFTSENLVATVRKVLGK; encoded by the coding sequence ATGGCTTCGACCCGACCCCAGGCCACCCCGGCGGCCAGCCCCTCCCTCATGGCCGCAGCGATCCGGGCCCTGGCCATGGACGCGGTCCAGGCTGCGAACTCCGGCCATCCCGGCGCCCCGATGGGCATGGCCGACATCGCGGTGGCCCTCTGGAGCCGCCACCTGCGCCACAACCCGGCCGATCCGGCCTGGGTCGACCGGGACCGCTTCGTGCTCAGCAACGGCCACGGCTCGATGCTGATCTATGCGCTGCTGCACCTCAGCGGCTATGCGCTGCCGATGGACGAGCTGCGCGCCTTCCGCCAGTTGCACAGCAAGACCCCGGGCCATCCCGAGGTCGGCATCACCCCCGGTATCGAGACCACCACCGGCCCGCTCGGCCAGGGCATCAGCAATGCGGTGGGCATGGCCCTGGCCGAGAAGCTGCTGGCCGCCGAGTTCAACCGCCCCGGCCATGCCCTCGTCGACCACCGCACCTACGCCTTCCTGGGCGACGGCTGCCTGATGGAAGGCATCAGCCACGAGGCCTGCGCCCTGGCCGGCGCCTGGAAGCTCAACAAGCTGATCGCGATCTACGACGACAACGGCATCTCCATCGACGGCCAGGTCCAGCCGTGGTTCGTCGACGACACGCCGGCCCGCTTCAAGGCCTACGGCTGGCAGGTCATCGGCCCCGTCGACGGCCATGATGTGGATGCGGTGGATGCCGCGATCGCCCAGGCCAAGACCAGCGTCGACCAGCCGGTGCTGATCGTCGCCAAGACCCACATCGGCAAGGGCTCGCCCAACCGCGCCAACACCGCCAAGGCCCACGGCGAGCCGCTCGGTGCCGAGGAGATCGCCAAGACCCGCGAGGCCATCGGCTGGCCGCATGCGCCCTTCGAGGTGCCGGCCGAGGTTTATGCCGCCTGGGATGCCAAGGCCCGCGGCGGCGCGCTGCAGGCAAGCTGGCAGCAGGGCTTCGAGGCCTATGCCGCCGCCCATCCCGAGCTGGCCGAGGCCTTCCTGCGCCGCATGGCCGGTGATCTGCCGGCCGACTTTGCCGAGATCGCCGTCGAAGCCGTCGGCGCCGCGCACGACAAGGCCGAGACCGTTGCCACCCGCAAGGCCAGCCAGATCGCGCTGGAACACTTCACCGCCCGGCTGCCCGAGCTGCTGGGCGGCAGCGCCGACCTGACCGGCTCCAACCTGACGAACACCAACAGCACGCCGGCCTTCCGGGTCGATGCGGCGGGTGCGGTGGTGCGGACCGAGTCCGGCGCGATCGGCCGCCACATCAACTACGGCGTGCGCGAGTTCGGCATGGCCGCCATCATGAACGGCGTCGCCCTGCACGGCGGCTACATCCCTTACGGCGGCACCTTCCTGACCTTCAGCGACTACAGCCGCAATGCCATCCGCATGGCCGCGCTGATGAAGCTGCGGGTCATCCATGTCTTCACCCACGATTCCATCGGCCTGGGCGAAGACGGCCCGACCCACCAGTCGGTCGAGCATGCGGCCAGCCTGCGCCTGATCCCCGGCCTGGATGTGTGGCGCCCGGCCGACACCTGCGAGACCGCGGTGGCCTGGACCCTGGCCCTGGCCAACAAGCACCGGCCCAGCGCCCTGCTGCTGTCGCGCCAGAACCTGCCCTATGCCCCGCGCACCGATGCCGACGTCATCACCCGCGGCGCCTATGTGCTGGCCGAGCCCTCCGAGGTCGGCCTGGACAAGCCGGCCAAGGCAGTGATCCTGGCCACCGGCTCGGAGGTGCAGATCGCGCTGCATGCCCAGGCCGCGCTGGCCCAGGCCAAGATCCCCGTGCGCGTCGTCAGCCTGCCGAGCACCACCGTCTTCGACCGGCAGGACGCGGCCTACAAGAGCGAGGTGCTGCCGCCCAAGCTGCCGCGCATCGCGATCGAGGCCGGCGTGAGCGACTTCTGGTGGAAGTACGGCTGCGCCGCCGTCGTCGGCCTCGACAGCTTCGGCGAATCGGCCCCGGCCGGCGCGCTGTTCAAGCACTTCGGCTTCACCTCCGAGAACCTGGTCGCCACCGTGCGCAAGGTGCTCGGCAAGTAA
- the gap gene encoding type I glyceraldehyde-3-phosphate dehydrogenase produces MTLKIGINGFGRIGRMVFRAAIANHQDIEVVAINDLLEPDYLAYMLKYDSVHGRFKGEVSVDGNTLVVNGKKIRLTAIKNPAELAWGEVGADIVVESTGLFLTQESCDAHLKAGAKKVIQSAPSKDDTPMFVYGVNHQTYAGQAIVSNASCTTNCLAPIAKVLNDKWGIKRGLMTTVHAATATQKTVDGPSNKDWRGGRGILENIIPSSTGAAKAVGVVLPELKGKLTGMAFRVPTSDVSVVDLTVELNAEASYAEIVAEMKAQSEGALKGVLGFTDEKVVATDFRGEVCTSVFDAEAGIALDKTFVKVVAWYDNEWGYSNKVLEMVRVIAG; encoded by the coding sequence ATGACCCTCAAGATCGGCATCAATGGCTTCGGCCGCATCGGCCGCATGGTCTTCCGTGCCGCCATCGCCAACCACCAGGACATCGAAGTCGTCGCGATCAACGACCTGCTGGAGCCCGACTACCTGGCCTACATGCTGAAGTACGACAGCGTGCACGGCCGCTTCAAGGGCGAGGTCTCGGTGGACGGCAACACCCTGGTCGTCAACGGCAAGAAGATCCGCCTGACGGCGATCAAGAACCCGGCCGAACTGGCCTGGGGCGAGGTCGGCGCCGACATCGTCGTCGAGTCGACCGGCCTCTTCCTCACCCAGGAAAGCTGCGACGCCCACCTCAAGGCCGGCGCGAAGAAGGTCATCCAGTCGGCCCCCTCGAAGGACGACACGCCGATGTTCGTCTACGGCGTGAACCACCAGACCTACGCCGGCCAGGCCATCGTCTCCAACGCCTCCTGCACGACCAACTGCCTGGCCCCGATCGCCAAGGTGCTCAACGACAAGTGGGGCATCAAGCGCGGCCTGATGACCACCGTGCACGCCGCCACCGCGACGCAGAAGACTGTCGACGGCCCGAGCAACAAGGACTGGCGCGGCGGCCGCGGCATCCTGGAGAACATCATCCCGTCGAGCACCGGCGCGGCCAAGGCCGTGGGCGTGGTGCTGCCCGAACTGAAGGGCAAGCTGACCGGCATGGCTTTCCGCGTGCCGACCAGCGACGTGTCGGTCGTCGACCTGACCGTCGAGCTCAACGCCGAAGCCAGCTATGCCGAGATCGTGGCCGAGATGAAGGCCCAGAGCGAAGGCGCGCTCAAGGGCGTGCTCGGCTTCACCGACGAGAAGGTCGTGGCCACCGATTTCCGCGGCGAAGTCTGCACCTCGGTCTTCGATGCCGAAGCCGGCATCGCGCTGGACAAGACCTTCGTCAAGGTCGTCGCCTGGTACGACAACGAGTGGGGCTACTCGAACAAGGTCCTGGAAATGGTCCGCGTCATCGCCGGCTGA
- a CDS encoding S8 family peptidase — translation MPRTVLRRIGTALLLGALAGPGLAAEGPRLIVSLKPGASAQAASAALPADLPPRLGLRLLGPAGAGQMAVQGAPGQDAAALMQALAADPAVASVQLDRPAKRHALPNDPRLLSGGSLGPAIGQWYLRAPNATQVSAIDAVRGWDLSQGGSLSSSVIVAVLDSGIRFEHPDLAGKLLPGYDFIGDTGIAVDGDGRDADASDPGDFTVDGDPNGCGAAPSSWHGTQVAGLIGAATDNGAGMAGAGWNLRVLPLRVLGRCVGFQSDIVAAMRWAAGLPVDGLPANLHPAKVLNLSLGSEGACDAVYQQAIDAVRARGVVVVASVGNSNGRAVTSPANCRGVIAVGGLRHNGRKVGFSDVGPEVTLSAPAGNCENLSGACLYPLSTTTDTGLQGPMASSYTGDGADATLGTSFGTPLVAATAGLVLTLQPGLSPDEVRSVLQGSARPFPAGGTACVAPGNFDQLECRCTPSTCGAGMLDLGAALSLASRTVPGGADSGGGGGGGAGSLPWLLALAAAVLAAGRARRAG, via the coding sequence ATGCCCCGAACCGTCCTGCGCCGCATCGGGACCGCCTTGCTGCTCGGCGCCCTGGCCGGCCCCGGCCTGGCGGCCGAAGGCCCGCGATTGATCGTGAGCCTCAAGCCCGGTGCCAGCGCCCAGGCGGCCTCGGCCGCCCTGCCCGCCGACTTGCCCCCGCGCCTGGGCCTGCGCCTGCTGGGGCCGGCCGGCGCCGGCCAGATGGCGGTGCAGGGCGCGCCGGGCCAGGACGCCGCCGCGCTCATGCAGGCCCTGGCGGCCGACCCCGCCGTTGCATCCGTGCAACTCGATCGCCCGGCCAAGCGCCATGCCCTGCCCAATGACCCGCGCCTGCTCAGCGGCGGCAGCCTGGGGCCGGCCATCGGCCAGTGGTATTTGCGCGCCCCCAATGCCACCCAGGTCAGCGCCATCGACGCCGTGCGCGGCTGGGACCTGAGCCAGGGCGGTAGCCTGTCGAGCAGCGTGATCGTCGCCGTGCTCGACAGCGGCATCCGCTTCGAGCATCCCGACCTGGCCGGCAAGCTGCTGCCGGGCTACGACTTCATCGGCGACACCGGCATCGCCGTCGACGGCGACGGCCGCGATGCCGATGCCAGCGACCCGGGCGACTTCACCGTCGACGGGGATCCGAACGGCTGCGGCGCCGCCCCCAGCTCCTGGCACGGCACCCAGGTCGCCGGCCTGATCGGTGCGGCCACCGACAACGGCGCGGGCATGGCCGGCGCCGGCTGGAACCTGCGCGTGCTGCCCCTGCGGGTGCTGGGCCGCTGCGTGGGCTTTCAGTCCGACATCGTCGCCGCCATGCGCTGGGCCGCGGGCCTGCCGGTGGACGGGCTGCCGGCCAATCTCCATCCGGCCAAGGTGCTCAACCTCAGCCTGGGCAGCGAGGGCGCTTGCGACGCGGTCTACCAGCAGGCCATCGACGCGGTCCGCGCGCGCGGCGTGGTCGTCGTCGCCTCGGTGGGCAATTCCAACGGCCGGGCGGTGACCTCGCCCGCCAATTGCCGCGGCGTGATCGCCGTGGGCGGCCTGCGCCACAACGGCCGCAAGGTCGGCTTCTCGGACGTGGGGCCGGAGGTCACGCTGTCGGCCCCGGCCGGCAATTGCGAGAACCTCAGCGGCGCCTGCCTCTACCCGCTGAGCACGACCACCGACACCGGCTTGCAAGGCCCCATGGCCTCCAGCTACACCGGCGACGGCGCCGATGCCACCCTGGGCACCAGCTTCGGCACGCCGCTGGTCGCGGCCACGGCCGGCCTGGTGCTGACGCTTCAGCCCGGGCTATCGCCCGACGAGGTGCGCAGCGTGCTGCAAGGCAGCGCCCGGCCCTTCCCGGCGGGCGGCACGGCCTGCGTCGCGCCGGGCAACTTCGATCAGCTCGAATGCCGCTGCACCCCCAGCACCTGCGGGGCCGGCATGCTGGACCTGGGGGCCGCCCTCAGCCTGGCGAGCCGCACCGTGCCGGGCGGGGCCGACAGCGGGGGGGGCGGTGGCGGCGGAGCCGGCAGTCTGCCCTGGCTGCTGGCCCTGGCAGCTGCCGTGCTGGCCGCGGGGCGCGCGCGCCGCGCGGGCTGA
- a CDS encoding biotin--[acetyl-CoA-carboxylase] ligase translates to MPLRLAGLPRHHAGAQAAPRRGRALSEAPSFAGAAEALWQALAADWPGLAVEILPEADSSNTRLLEAARAQLAAGADPAEALAGPQLLVVERQTAGRGRQGRPWQAAAGLDAEAARRQALSFSLGLRLPVDGLGALAPLVGLAVAEALHPALRLKWPNDLWLNGAKLGGVLVETLPAGAGWRYAVIGIGLNLRTPAGLPEGAWPAIGLDALPEGRWAGGQATAPAVWAALVPGLLAALRRFRAEGWPGFAAAWAARDALRGQTVRVLDGLGREQARGQAAGLDEQGVFLVHTAAGLQAFPSAEILSVRPC, encoded by the coding sequence CTGCCACTGCGGCTCGCCGGCCTGCCGCGGCACCATGCTGGCGCCCAAGCGGCGCCGCGCCGGGGGCGGGCGCTGAGCGAGGCCCCCAGCTTCGCCGGGGCGGCCGAGGCGCTGTGGCAGGCGCTGGCGGCCGACTGGCCGGGTCTGGCCGTCGAGATCCTGCCGGAGGCCGATTCCAGCAACACCCGCCTGCTTGAAGCCGCCCGCGCGCAACTGGCCGCAGGGGCCGATCCGGCCGAGGCCCTGGCCGGGCCGCAGCTCCTCGTCGTCGAGCGCCAGACTGCCGGCCGCGGCCGCCAGGGCCGGCCCTGGCAGGCCGCCGCCGGCCTGGACGCCGAGGCGGCGCGCCGCCAGGCCCTGAGCTTCTCGCTCGGCCTGCGCCTGCCCGTGGACGGCCTCGGCGCGCTGGCGCCGCTGGTCGGCCTGGCGGTGGCCGAGGCCTTGCATCCGGCCCTGCGGCTGAAGTGGCCGAACGATCTCTGGCTCAACGGCGCCAAGCTCGGCGGCGTGCTCGTCGAAACCCTGCCGGCCGGTGCGGGCTGGCGCTATGCGGTGATCGGCATCGGCCTGAACCTGCGCACCCCGGCCGGGCTGCCCGAGGGCGCCTGGCCCGCGATCGGCCTGGACGCCCTGCCCGAGGGCCGCTGGGCCGGCGGCCAAGCCACCGCGCCGGCCGTCTGGGCCGCGCTGGTGCCGGGCCTGCTGGCGGCGCTGCGCCGCTTCCGGGCCGAGGGCTGGCCGGGCTTCGCCGCCGCCTGGGCCGCACGCGATGCGCTGCGCGGCCAGACGGTGCGGGTGCTCGACGGCCTGGGCCGCGAGCAAGCCCGGGGGCAGGCGGCGGGCCTCGACGAGCAAGGCGTCTTCCTTGTGCATACTGCCGCCGGTTTGCAAGCCTTCCCCTCGGCCGAAATCCTGAGCGTCCGTCCATGCTGA
- a CDS encoding SET domain-containing protein: MPRTPPPKPEAPDAGRRIQVRRSGVHGKGVFALRPIAAGDCIVEYKGEVIDWPEALRRHPHDPEQPNHTFYFHIDDRRVIDGKVGGNASRWINHACEPNCEAQDGEGRIYIHALRDIAPGEELFFDYGLMLEGRHTPAVKAEYACHCGSPACRGTMLAPKRRRAGGGR, encoded by the coding sequence ATGCCGCGCACCCCCCCGCCGAAGCCCGAGGCCCCCGACGCGGGACGGCGTATCCAGGTGCGGCGCTCCGGCGTGCATGGCAAAGGCGTGTTTGCGCTGCGGCCCATCGCTGCGGGCGACTGCATCGTCGAATACAAGGGCGAGGTGATCGACTGGCCCGAGGCGTTGCGCCGCCATCCGCACGATCCGGAACAACCGAATCACACCTTTTACTTCCACATCGACGACCGGCGGGTGATCGACGGCAAGGTCGGTGGCAACGCCTCGCGCTGGATCAACCATGCTTGCGAGCCCAACTGCGAAGCGCAGGACGGCGAGGGCCGCATCTACATCCATGCCCTGCGCGACATCGCCCCGGGCGAGGAACTGTTCTTCGACTACGGCCTGATGCTCGAAGGCCGCCACACCCCGGCGGTGAAGGCCGAGTACGCCTGCCACTGCGGCTCGCCGGCCTGCCGCGGCACCATGCTGGCGCCCAAGCGGCGCCGCGCCGGGGGCGGGCGCTGA